GAGTCCACCCGCCGGATCGACACCGTGGTGCTGGACAAGACCGGCACGGTCACCAGCGGCAAGATGTCGCTCACCGAGGTGCACGTCGCCGAGAGTGAGGACGCGGACGAGGTGCTGCGGCTGGCCGGGGCGCTGGAACACGCGTCCGAACACCCGATCGCGAAGGCCATCGCACAGGCGGCCGGGGACGAGCTGCCCGCGGCCGAAGGCTTCACGAACGTCGAAGGCCTTGGTGTGCAAGGGATCGTGGACGGCAAGGCAGTGCTCGTCGGGCGGACCGCGCTGCTGGCGGACTGGAGCCAGCACCTGCCCGCCGAACTCGCCGAGCGCAAGGCGGCGGCCGAGGCCGACGGCAAAACGGCGGTCGCCGTCGGCTGGGACGGCAAGGCGCGGGCGGTGCTGGTGGTCGCCGACACGGTCAAGCCGACGTCGGCGGAGGCGATCCGGCGGCTGCGCGACCTCGGCCTCACCCCGGTCCTGCTCACCGGGGACAACGAGGCCGCGGCCCGTGCGGTGGCCGCCGAGGTGGGGATCGACGAGGTGATCGCCGAGGTGCTGCCCGCGGACAAGGTGGACGTGGTCAAGCGCCTGCAGGACGAGGGAAAGGTGGTCGCCATGGCCGGCGACGGGGTCAACGACGCCGCCGCGCTGGCGCAGGCCGATCTCGGCCTGGCCATGGGCACCGGCACCGACGTCGCGATCGAAGCGAGCGACCTGACCCTGGTGCGCGGCGACCTGCTGGCCGCCGCCGACGCCATCCGGCTGTCCCGGCGCACGCTCGGCACGATCAAGAGCAACCTGTTCTGGGCCTTCGGGTACAACGTCGCCGCGCTCCCGCTGGCCGCGGCGGGCCTGCTGAACCCGATGATCGCGGGCGCCGCGATGGCGGTCAGTTCGGTTTTCGTGGTCACCAACAGCCTGCGCCTGCGTCGCTTCCAGAGCATCGACCGGGCGGGCACCAGCTGACCAGGAACACCGGAACAGCTCCAGACTCTCTCGACGAGGGGCTGGAGCTTTTCGGTCAAGGGGCGGTAGAACAACGTGATATGCATGCTCCCGTTAGTCCGGCAGCAGGGCGCGAGCTTGCGGAGTTCGCTGGTAGAGCACGAACCGGCCGTCGCGAGTCTTCGTGACCAGGCCGACGCGGTGCATGGCGCTGAGGTGGTAAGAGATCGTGCCGGGGGTGTAGCCGAGCCGCCGAGCGAGGTCCGTGGTCGAGCGGGCCTTCTCGAGTTCGGCGAGCAGCATGGCGCGGGCGTCACCGATCACGGCGCCGAGGTCGTTGCCGGACCGGGACGTGCCGGCGCCGATCCGGTGCGCGGGGAGGTAGAGAACCGCGTCGTCCGGGCCCTGCACGAGCACGTTGGGCCAGCACAGCACGCCGGGGGCGAGGACGAGGTCACGGCCGCTGAAGTCGTGTTCGCCGCACCAGCCCTTGTCGAGCAGGATCGAGTCCCCTGTCCATGCGATCACCGGGTGCGCGGTGTTGAGCATGCGTGCCAAGCCGCGCGTCCTCAGTGTCGCCACCCTCGCCGCTATATCCTGGTCGATGACCGACTGCAGTTGCGGCCAGATCTCGGCGAGTGACTCCTTCCAGAACTGGGCGAGTCCTGAGGCGACCCGCTTCTGCATTAGTCCCGATTCTGCAGCTCGGAGAACAACATCGGGTGGGGGTTTTCCCCAGTTTTCCTGGATGCCCGCGCCGACCTGGAACTCGAGAATGTCCTGGCTGGTCGCTTCGACGGTGGCGATCTGTTCGTCGAACAGCTCCGCGCAGTGGTTGCCGAGGCCGGGCTGGGGGGTCAGGAAGTCCGGCACGTAGGTCACTCCGGGTGGTGGCACGAGGCTGGCCAGCAGCGCCACGTCAGGATGGGCGAGTGCCGCGCGCGCCAGCGGGCCCGGATCGCCGAAAACAGGATGTTCATTCCCCGTCGCGGCGATTCTCAACCAGTACATCGCCTCGTTCGCCGGCGAGAAGGAGAAGCGGATCTTGCTCATCGTTTCCGCGTCCACCCGCAAGGTGATCACGGCTTTCGAGCCTAGCAGCGGCCGCGTCGGATTCGAGGCGTTTCGAATCATTTCCCCCTCGCTGCGGAGCCGCGATCAACTGGATACGTCCGGCCGCACATCCGATTCGAGGGAGTTCTCGATGCGAACCAAACCGGCCACACGTGCCGCTCTCGTGGCGCTGGCTTCGACTCTGCTCTTGATGCTGTCTCTCGCCCATCCCGCTTCGGCGGCGACCCGCAGCTGGGTGAGACCTGTGGACTACCCATACCCGGGCAACTGGCACTGCACGGAGAGGCTCATCCCCGAAAGCGCGCCACGTGGCTCGGTCGACGTCTGCCTGATCCACGGGAACAACGGCACGCAGCCCACCTTCCGGGGAGTCATGATCGTGTGGAACCTCAGTAGCGGTGGGTTCCAGATGAGCGCCGCGAAGATCAACCTGTGGGCGAAACCCGCTCCGTCGGTCTTGGTCCAGGAAGACGGGTGCCTCGACAGCGGCCTCTCGGCAGGCTTCGAGGCCGCGTGCTACGGCACGGCCGTGACCCGTTCGCAGGTGTGCGCTGCCAAGCCCGGCGCAACGTCGGTGCACGCTGTCGGGGCAATCAACATTCCTGCGTTGAGCTCCGACCGAATCACCGTGACGAGCAAGTCGCGCGCCATCGTCTGCTGACAGCACCGGAGACACCACGGTGCCAGGATGTCGAAGGACGTCCCGGCACCGTGCTCATGCCTGGCCTGCCGCCTCCCGCGCCGCTGCGAGCACCGCACCCACCAGTACCCCGTCCCCGGCGGAAGTCCGAGGACCCGAGCACTGGCATCGGGGCGAGACCGCTTTAGGTCGTGACCGGCTCACGAGCCAGAGGCCCGGGTGTGACGACGAAGCTGAAAGGCGAATACACAGGCCGGCTGGAAGGCCAACCTCGACGAGCTCCCGTTGATCGAAGAAGGGCCGGTGAAGGCGTCCATCACACCGAAGTCCGGCTCGGACCTGGCGCGGTCCTGGAATTCGACCCGACGTCGGAGAACGGCGCGCGATCTTCGGCTGACCAGGAGGGACGAATGGCGGTGTCGCCGGGCGAGCTGGACCTGGACGTCGCGTTTCTCGCGGTCAAACCCGATACCCACGGAGCTTACAACGCCGAAAGAGGATCTCTACTTCGGCCCTTGAGCCACCGCGCGTGCGGTGTCCTGGCGCACGCTCTGCACCATCGTCAGCAGCCCGAGCAGTACCACCACCAGCATCGCGAGCAGGCCACCGGCGGCTCGCACGCCGAGTGCCGAGTCCATCGGGGCCACGACGATCGCCGGGAGCATCGGCACCGGCAGGGCCAGTGCGGCACCGCCGCCCACCGCCGTCAGGATCCGGCCGAGGGGCAGGCGCAGGATCAGCAGCACCGCGCCGATGACGCAGCACCCACCGTCGACGGCCAGGAAGATTCGCAGCGCCACCCCGAACGTGGTCAACCGGGCGTCATCCGGGGCGAGCCAGCCCACCGCTGCCAGCAGGCCGAGCAGGCCCAGCATCAGCGCGAAACCGGCGGCCAGTGCGGGTGGCACCG
The genomic region above belongs to Amycolatopsis sp. YIM 10 and contains:
- a CDS encoding helix-turn-helix transcriptional regulator; this translates as MITLRVDAETMSKIRFSFSPANEAMYWLRIAATGNEHPVFGDPGPLARAALAHPDVALLASLVPPPGVTYVPDFLTPQPGLGNHCAELFDEQIATVEATSQDILEFQVGAGIQENWGKPPPDVVLRAAESGLMQKRVASGLAQFWKESLAEIWPQLQSVIDQDIAARVATLRTRGLARMLNTAHPVIAWTGDSILLDKGWCGEHDFSGRDLVLAPGVLCWPNVLVQGPDDAVLYLPAHRIGAGTSRSGNDLGAVIGDARAMLLAELEKARSTTDLARRLGYTPGTISYHLSAMHRVGLVTKTRDGRFVLYQRTPQARALLPD